The following are encoded together in the Onychostoma macrolepis isolate SWU-2019 chromosome 03, ASM1243209v1, whole genome shotgun sequence genome:
- the glis2b gene encoding zinc finger protein GLIS2b has protein sequence MLSLDEPLDLKVPRGRVSGRDRGARSPPTLTPSPIHAKGAGQLRMADDGTAVIVPASPASPHTGVLQDKSETPTPPAVDLSMSPSSRNTACSPDLSNGNGSAPIFPGDSAHFRYVEGGAMSQAFQFFVPIGGGGGLHLPSSMFIRQPKDTRASPDLSADEQLACRWRKCHLLFDSLQDLVDHVNDFHVKPEKDSGYCCHWEGCARKGRGFNARYKMLIHIRTHTNEKPHRCPTCNKSFSRLENLKIHNRSHTGEKPYICPYEGCNKRYSNSSDRFKHTRTHYVDKPYYCKMVGCLKRYTDPSSLRKHIKAHGHFVAQEQGGPGGVGSLMKPVQIAGPGKESELTYVSGAHIIIPGAAAALLGGHGLQGLGGSLPLSPLSPRPLDLSTLGCPSSPPAGLGGTSILSFSGSPLGLAKSPLLSHTFSSSTLGLPMVPILGSERRDHGKGKARGEEGEDEIHGGVLNLSTGASHDPLSWVVIPSGPVVLKPAVVN, from the exons ATGCTGTCCTTAGACGAGCCACTGGACCTGAAGGTGCCGAGGGGGCGGGTCAGTGGGCGGGACAGAGGTGCCAGGTCTCCGCCCACTCTCACTCCCTCTCCCATTCACGCCAAGGGGGCGGGGCAACTGCGCATGGCAGACGACGGGACCGCAGTCATCGTTCCAGCGTCTCCTGCCTCTCCACACACAG GTGTCCTGCAGGATAAATCGGAGACCCCCACACCGCCCGCCGTGGACCTCAGCATGTCCCCATCCTCCAGAAATACCGCCTGCTCTCCGGATCTCTCCAATGGAAACGGCTCAGCTCCCATTTTCCCCGGG GACTCGGCTCATTTCCGTTACGTGGAGGGAGGGGCGATGTCTCAAGCGTTCCAGTTCTTCGTGCCcattggaggaggaggagggctTCACCTGCCTTCCTCGATGTTCATTCGGCAGCCCAAGGACACACGAGCTTCTCCAGACCTCTCTGCAGATGAACAGCTGGCCTGTCGCTGGAGGAAG TGCCACCTACTTTTTGACTCCTTGCAAGACCTGGTGGATCATGTCAATGACTTCCATGTGAAGCCTGAGAAGGATTCTGGGTACTGTTGCCACTGGGAGGGATGTGCACGCAAAGGACGGGGATTCAACGCCAG GTACAAGATGTTGATACACATCCGTACTCACACCAATGAGAAACCTCACCGCTGTCCCACCTGCAACAAGAGCTTTTCCCGCCTGGAGAACCTGAAGATTCACAACCGCTCACACACAG GAGAGAAGCCCTACATCTGTCCCTACGAGGGCTGCAACAAGCGCTACTCCAATTCCAGTGATCGGTTCAAACACACGCGCACGCACTATGTGGACAAGCCCTACTACTGCAAGATGGTGGGCTGCTTAAAACGCTACACGGACCCCAGCTCCCTGAGGAAGCATATCAAGGCTCACGGGCACTTTGTAGCCCAGGAGCAGGGAGGTCCGGGTGGGGTGGGCTCTCTGATGAAGCCTGTGCAGATTGCAGGGCCAGGGAAAGAATCTGAGCTGACTTACGTCAGTGGGGCCCACATCATCATTCCTGGTGCTGCCGCTGCTCTCCTGGGAGGTCACGGTCTGCAAGGTCTCGGAGGCTCCCTCCCCTTGTCCCCCCTCAGTCCCCGCCCCTTGGACTTGAGCACACTGGGCTGCCCAAGCTCCCCTCCAGCTGGGCTTGGGGGGACCTCCATCCTGTCCTTCAGTGGTTCCCCGCTTGGCCTGGCCAAGTCACCCTTGCTGTCTCATACCTTCTCATCTTCCACATTGGGGTTGCCCATGGTGCCCATTTTGGGCTCGGAGCGCAGGGACCATGGCAAGGGCAAGGCCAGAGGCGAGGAGGGTGAGGACGAGATCCACGGCGGAGTGCTCAACTTGTCTACGGGGGCATCTCACGACCCCCTGTCTTGGGTTGTCATCCCTTCTGGCCCGGTGGTGCTGAAGCCAGCTGTGGTCAACTGA
- the coro7 gene encoding coronin-7 isoform X2, with product MAKYLAQIIVMGAQVVGRAFARALRQEFAASQAAAEARGQAGRQSAAASSFTGMTLQEAQQILNLSTLTPEEIQKNYEHLFKVNDKAVGGSFYLQSKVVRAKERLDEELSIQQQHQTKPPDQQQET from the exons ATG GCCAAGTATCTGGCTCAGATCATTGTGATGGGGGCTCAGGTGGTCGGACGAGCTTTTGCAAGAGCTTTACGTCAAGAATTTGCAG CCAGTCAGGCGGCCGCTGAGGCTCGTGGTCAAGCGGGCAGACAGTCTGCGGCTGCGTCTAGTTTCACAGGAATGACTTTACAAGAAGCCCAACAGATACTGAACCTCTCCACATTAACACCAGAGGAGATCCAGAAG AATTAtgagcatttatttaaagtcaATGACAAAGCTGTTGGCGGTTCATTCTATCTTCAATCAAAG GTGGTACGGGCTAAAGAGCGTCTAGATGAAGAACTCTCCATTCAACAGCAGCACCAAACCAAACCACCAGACCAGCAGCAGGAGACATGA